From one Humulus lupulus chromosome 8, drHumLupu1.1, whole genome shotgun sequence genomic stretch:
- the LOC133794467 gene encoding ATP synthase small subunit 6, mitochondrial-like, whose product MAKFDPWPIFFRREWKRNWPFLVGFAVTGTIITKFSLGLTEEDAKNSPFVQRHKR is encoded by the exons ATGGCGAAGTTCGACCCATGGCCGATATTTTTCAGGCGAGAATGGAAGAGGAACTGGCCTTTTCTTGTAGGGTTTGCCGTAACCGGAACAATCATCACCAAGTTCTCTCTTGGCCTCACTG AGGAAGATGCCAAGAATTCACCCTTTGTTCAGAGGCACAAGAG GTGA